The Falco rusticolus isolate bFalRus1 chromosome 5, bFalRus1.pri, whole genome shotgun sequence genome has a segment encoding these proteins:
- the SCAF11 gene encoding protein SCAF11 isoform X3, translating into MKNRKHCIQDTEGQKHEGMEGEENEESCSCSALSYDGDTCPICLNCLLEQEIGFPENCSHTFCMTCILKWAETQASCPIDRRPFQAVCRLDALEKQIKVQIKKQLRRKEEEENCACSKGKYSHAKMRSFMRRAVCPDRGPLTTKLSKVVKKKYSNILYDKRNKKALSVKINKVGFENETYPRRETCWNECFRTNFFSMLLAGGSNEESFFSCRNDCTQFMEVNTVIRQKRQELELSCSSVIPRVERIPLVSYGAEAETFLLTSATVAGTTLPINIRPLENFESLGKGYVVACTQEGEEKKQASGSSGTRGTRRKSVNTTPRRRSARNSKNETLGQSRSSPRSSSSVCGAPDGNNLSLNKSSESEKAPPKRKSKRTLKQQTPVVKKKLRSSARSEKSPSDSVEDDDIAESEAVLTLDKDHQSDNESNNTSLPQKNNTGTESANGLESCSEHVETEETRGERDKDEDALGNADVSFPVQEPPSLTLGGESQEFEAKGVTEKNVELKGQDICENTVEQIETVASPKDEVCDRTTFEKVDQTLCSPQNELMENVETLTKIDQSGLENESLEYPETMVKDQPLESPRSELPEHPEEAEEKTVVDCASTNIQNLNTVQDEEPDALIHSISTDSTSEQSLNENTMPKSEEGRTSVSPQVNAEHKHFGEDNNEMIPMDCDSFCNDHSEPQIEQLPPVESTEQGEVNLQCDVGNCTPVTGLSDEKGETILQERECQSELKKEKKTRTRRSRFHSPSTTWSPSRREGRKSQSPSPKREMARDRSLQSPRKETVREGRRSLSRSPKRDTLKDEKKTPSRSPKRETVRESRRSSSQSRTKDSSPRQKSRSRSSDRDSQRRDRDRERRSRRWSRSRSRSRSRSRSRTRNKGSSFSRNERDSHSPRWKERWASDSWRSPRGNDRYRRSDPEKQNESFKKEKDNTEKNNDEQCSSEKRRNDCPDWVMDRINSVPEVRIREREKPHWEDSRHDNSGHSWNKNFGSGWISNRGRGQRGRGGRGRGGFMYRDQSENHWQNRKPLSGNSNGSGNETSRFPEHQPYKRKNEQDYSFDTPADRSGWTSASSWAVRKTLPADVQNYYSRRGRNSSSPQSGWGMRQEEETHEQDPNLKDQGNQQSNGSQLPKNMMQQQQMNVMPQVNAQHQPMNIFPYPVGVHPPMMNMPQNPFNIHPPMPMHLPTGVPLIQVAAPTNLSQGLPPPPPPPPPSQQVSYIASQQDGKQLQKLLIQEKAAQEVKLAIKPFYQNKDITKEEYKEIVRKAVDKVCHSKSGEVNSAKVANLVKAYVDKYKHSRKKNPEEAVSCEKK; encoded by the exons acaCAGGCTTCATGTCCTATTGATCGCAGACCATTTCAAGCAGTATGCAGGCTTGATGCATTAGAAAAGCAGATAAAG gttcagattaaaaaacaactgaggaggaaggaagaggaggaaaactgtgcctgcagcaaaggaaaatatagCCATGCAAAAATGAGAAGCTTTATGAG AAGAGCTGTATGTCCAGACAGAGGGCCATTAACAACAAAATTAAGCAAAgttgtgaagaaaaaataca GTAATATTTTGTATGACAAACGAAACAAGAAAGCTTTGTCTGTGAAGATAAACAAGGTTGGTTTTGAGAATGAAACATat cccAGAAGAGAGACCTGCTGGAATGAGTGCTTCAGAACTAATTTCTTCAGCATGCTTCTGGCTGGTGGTAGCAATGAAGAATCCTTTTTTAGCTGTAGAAATGACTG taCACAATTCATGGAGGTCAATACAGTGATCAGACAGAAGAGACAGGAATTGGAATTGTCCTGTTCATCTGTGATTCCTAGAGTTGAAAG AATTCCTTTAGTGTCTTATGGAGCTGAAGCTGAGACCTTTCTTCTCACTTCTGCCACAGTGGCAGGGACAACGCTTCCAATAAATATCAGGCCTTTGGAAAACTTtg aATCTTTAGGCAAAGGATACGTGGTTGCGTGTACCcaagaaggagaagagaaaaagcaagcttcTGGTTCATCGGGCACTAGAGGAACTAGAAGGAAATCAGTTAATACTACTCCTAGAAGAAGATCTGCACgaaacagcaaaaatgagaCTCTGGGTCAATCTCGGAGCTCACCGCGATCAAGCAGTTCTGTATGTGGTGCCCCTGATGGCAATAACCTATCTCTGAATAAGTCTTCAGAATCAGAGAAGGCTCCTCCAAAACGGAAGTCTAAAAGAACACTTAAACAACAAACACCTGtggttaaaaagaaactgagaagttcTGCACGTTCTGAAAAATCGCCCAGTGATTCAGTGGAAGATGATGACATTGCTGAGTCTGAAGCAGTTCTAACATTAGATAAAGACCATCAGTCAGATAACGAAAGCAATAACACGAGCCTTCCACAAAAGAATAACACAGGAACAGAATCTGCTAATGGATTGGAAAGCTGTAGCGAACATGTAGAAACTGAGGAAACTAGAGGAGAACGTGACAAAGATGAAGATGCTCTAGGCAATGCGGATGTAAGTTTTCCTGTCCAAGAACCTCCAAGCCTAACTTTAGGAGGTGAAAGTCAGGAATTCGAAGCCAAAggtgttactgaaaaaaatgtggaacTTAAGGGTCAGGACATCTGTGAAAATACTGTTGAACAAATTGAAACAGTAGCTAGTCCCAAAGATGAAGTATGTGACCGCACAACTTTTGAAAAAGTAGATCAGACATTGTGTAGTCCTCAAAATGAATTAATGGAGAATGTAGAAACTTTGACAAAAATAGATCAATCTGGTCTAGAAAATGAATCGTTGGAATATCCAGAAACTATGGTAAAAGATCAGCCATTAGAAAGCCCCAGAAGTGAATTGCCTGAGCATCcagaagaggctgaagaaaaaacagtggtAGACTGTGCAAGTACAAATATTCAAAACTTAAACACTGTTCAAGATGAAGAACCAGATGCGTTAATACACAGTATTTCTACGGACAGTACATCAGAACAATCTTTAAACGAGAACACCATGCCAAAAAGTGAAGAGGGTAGAACTTCAGTGTCACCCCAGGTGAATGCTGAGCATAAACATTTTGGTGAAGATAACAATGAAATGATACCGATGGATTGTGACTCATTTTGCAATGATCATAGTGAGCCTCAGATTGAGCAGTTACCACCAGTTGAAAGTACAGAGCAAGGAGAAGTGAACTTACAGTGTGATGTGGGAAACTGTACACCAGTTACAGGACTTTCTGATGAAAAAGGTGAAACTATTCTTCAAGAAAGAGAGTGCCAGTCAGAActcaaaaaagagaaaaagactcGAACTAGAAGATCTAGGTTTCACTCTCCGTCGACAACTTGGTCTCCTTCTAGGAGAGAGGGCAGGAAATCTCAGTCACCGTCCCCTAAAAGGGAGATGGCCAGAGACAGGAGCTTACAATCACCCAGAAAGGAAACtgtgagggagggaaggagatcCTTATCTCGTTCTCCAAAGAGAGACACGCtcaaagatgagaaaaaaacaccatctCGATCTCCCAAAAGGGAAACTGTCAGGGAAAGCAGGAGATCATCTTCTCAGTCAAGAACTAAGGATTCATCTCCAAGGCAAAAATCTAGATCTCGAAGCAGTGATAGAGATAGTCAAAGAAGAGATCgtgacagagaaagaagaagtAGGAGGTGGTCTAGGTCACGGTCACGATCTAGGTCAAGATCACGATCTAGGACAAGAAATAAAGGTTCTTCGTTCTCTAGAAATGAGAGGGACAGCCACTCACCTCGATGGAAAGAGAGGTGGGCTAGTGACAGCTGGAGGAGTCCCAGAGGAAATGATCGATACAGAAGAAGTGATccagagaaacagaatgaaagttttaaaaaagaaaaggacaatacagaaaaaaacaatgatGAACAGTGTTCTTCAGAGAAACGCAGGAATGATTGTCCAGACTGGGTAATGGACAGGATAAACTCCGTTCCTGAAGTCAGgatcagagagagagagaaaccacATTGGGAAGACAGCAGGCATGATAATTCAGGACACTCTTGGAATAAAAACTTTGGTTCGGGTTGGATTTCGAATCGAGGGAGAGGTCAGCGTGGCCGAGGTGGGCGTGGAAGAGGTGGTTTCATGTACAGAGACCAGAGTGAAAATCACTGGCAAAATAGAAAACCTCTCTCAGGGAACTCAAATGGTTCTGGGAATGAAACTTCCAGGTTCCCAGAACATCAGCCATACAAGCGTAAGAATGAACAAGATTATTCTTTTGATACACCTGCTGACAGATCTGGGTGGACATCTGCATCCAGCTGGGCTGTAAGAAAGACTTTACCTGCTGATGTGCAGAATTATTATTCAAGGAGGGGACGCAATTCATCAAGCCCACAGTCTGGATGGGGAATGAGACAAGAAGAGGAGACACATGAACAAG aTCCAAACCTCAAAGACCAAGGCAACCAGCAAAGTAATGGTTCTCAGTTACCAAAAAATATGATGCAGCAGCAACAAATGAATGTAATGCCACAAGTGAATGCACAGCACCAACCTATGAATATCTTTCCGTATCCAGTGGGTGTCCATCCTCCCATGATGAATATGCCACAAAATCCTTTCAACATCCACCCTCCGATGCCCATGCACCTCCCTACCGGAGTGCCTCTCATACAGGTAGCTGCTCCCACAAATTTGTCTCAGGGATTACCTCCGcctccacctccacccccaccaTCTCAACAAGTCAGCTACATTGCTTCACAGCAAGATGGAAAACAATTGCAG aaactgttaattcaagaaaaagcagcacaggaggtCAAACTGGCTATTAAACCTTTCTACCAAAATAAAGACATCACTAAGGaagaatataaagaaattgTGCGGAAAGCTGTAGATAAA GTTTGTCATAGCAAGAGCGGAGAAGTTAATTCTGCAAAAGTGGCAAATCTAGTGAAAGCGTATGTAGACAAATACAAACATTCACGgaagaaaaatcctgaagaGGCAGTCTCCTGTGAAAAGAAGTAG
- the SCAF11 gene encoding protein SCAF11 isoform X1 produces MKNRKHCIQDTEGQKHEGMEGEENEESCSCSALSYDGDTCPICLNCLLEQEIGFPENCSHTFCMTCILKWAETQASCPIDRRPFQAVCRLDALEKQIKVQIKKQLRRKEEEENCACSKGKYSHAKMRSFMRRAVCPDRGPLTTKLSKVVKKKYSNILYDKRNKKALSVKINKVGFENETYPRRETCWNECFRTNFFSMLLAGGSNEESFFSCRNDCTQFMEVNTVIRQKRQELELSCSSVIPRVERIPLVSYGAEAETFLLTSATVAGTTLPINIRPLENFESLGKGYVVACTQEGEEKKQASGSSGTRGTRRKSVNTTPRRRSARNSKNETLGQSRSSPRSSSSVCGAPDGNNLSLNKSSESEKAPPKRKSKRTLKQQTPVVKKKLRSSARSEKSPSDSVEDDDIAESEAVLTLDKDHQSDNESNNTSLPQKNNTGTESANGLESCSEHVETEETRGERDKDEDALGNADVSFPVQEPPSLTLGGESQEFEAKGVTEKNVELKGQDICENTVEQIETVASPKDEVCDRTTFEKVDQTLCSPQNELMENVETLTKIDQSGLENESLEYPETMVKDQPLESPRSELPEHPEEAEEKTVVDCASTNIQNLNTVQDEEPDALIHSISTDSTSEQSLNENTMPKSEEGRTSVSPQVNAEHKHFGEDNNEMIPMDCDSFCNDHSEPQIEQLPPVESTEQGEVNLQCDVGNCTPVTGLSDEKGETILQERECQSELKKEKKTRTRRSRFHSPSTTWSPSRREGRKSQSPSPKREMARDRSLQSPRKETVREGRRSLSRSPKRDTLKDEKKTPSRSPKRETVRESRRSSSQSRTKDSSPRQKSRSRSSDRDSQRRDRDRERRSRRWSRSRSRSRSRSRSRTRNKGSSFSRNERDSHSPRWKERWASDSWRSPRGNDRYRRSDPEKQNESFKKEKDNTEKNNDEQCSSEKRRNDCPDWVMDRINSVPEVRIREREKPHWEDSRHDNSGHSWNKNFGSGWISNRGRGQRGRGGRGRGGFMYRDQSENHWQNRKPLSGNSNGSGNETSRFPEHQPYKRKNEQDYSFDTPADRSGWTSASSWAVRKTLPADVQNYYSRRGRNSSSPQSGWGMRQEEETHEQDPNLKDQGNQQSNGSQLPKNMMQQQQMNVMPQVNAQHQPMNIFPYPVGVHPPMMNMPQNPFNIHPPMPMHLPTGVPLIQVAAPTNLSQGLPPPPPPPPPSQQVSYIASQQDGKQLQGIPNAAHVSNNMSAPALPASTAVLGSVGTVQGPSSGNATSSSHVKSCNAAVKLGENKASVTVEASADSSKKDQKLLIQEKAAQEVKLAIKPFYQNKDITKEEYKEIVRKAVDKVCHSKSGEVNSAKVANLVKAYVDKYKHSRKKNPEEAVSCEKK; encoded by the exons acaCAGGCTTCATGTCCTATTGATCGCAGACCATTTCAAGCAGTATGCAGGCTTGATGCATTAGAAAAGCAGATAAAG gttcagattaaaaaacaactgaggaggaaggaagaggaggaaaactgtgcctgcagcaaaggaaaatatagCCATGCAAAAATGAGAAGCTTTATGAG AAGAGCTGTATGTCCAGACAGAGGGCCATTAACAACAAAATTAAGCAAAgttgtgaagaaaaaataca GTAATATTTTGTATGACAAACGAAACAAGAAAGCTTTGTCTGTGAAGATAAACAAGGTTGGTTTTGAGAATGAAACATat cccAGAAGAGAGACCTGCTGGAATGAGTGCTTCAGAACTAATTTCTTCAGCATGCTTCTGGCTGGTGGTAGCAATGAAGAATCCTTTTTTAGCTGTAGAAATGACTG taCACAATTCATGGAGGTCAATACAGTGATCAGACAGAAGAGACAGGAATTGGAATTGTCCTGTTCATCTGTGATTCCTAGAGTTGAAAG AATTCCTTTAGTGTCTTATGGAGCTGAAGCTGAGACCTTTCTTCTCACTTCTGCCACAGTGGCAGGGACAACGCTTCCAATAAATATCAGGCCTTTGGAAAACTTtg aATCTTTAGGCAAAGGATACGTGGTTGCGTGTACCcaagaaggagaagagaaaaagcaagcttcTGGTTCATCGGGCACTAGAGGAACTAGAAGGAAATCAGTTAATACTACTCCTAGAAGAAGATCTGCACgaaacagcaaaaatgagaCTCTGGGTCAATCTCGGAGCTCACCGCGATCAAGCAGTTCTGTATGTGGTGCCCCTGATGGCAATAACCTATCTCTGAATAAGTCTTCAGAATCAGAGAAGGCTCCTCCAAAACGGAAGTCTAAAAGAACACTTAAACAACAAACACCTGtggttaaaaagaaactgagaagttcTGCACGTTCTGAAAAATCGCCCAGTGATTCAGTGGAAGATGATGACATTGCTGAGTCTGAAGCAGTTCTAACATTAGATAAAGACCATCAGTCAGATAACGAAAGCAATAACACGAGCCTTCCACAAAAGAATAACACAGGAACAGAATCTGCTAATGGATTGGAAAGCTGTAGCGAACATGTAGAAACTGAGGAAACTAGAGGAGAACGTGACAAAGATGAAGATGCTCTAGGCAATGCGGATGTAAGTTTTCCTGTCCAAGAACCTCCAAGCCTAACTTTAGGAGGTGAAAGTCAGGAATTCGAAGCCAAAggtgttactgaaaaaaatgtggaacTTAAGGGTCAGGACATCTGTGAAAATACTGTTGAACAAATTGAAACAGTAGCTAGTCCCAAAGATGAAGTATGTGACCGCACAACTTTTGAAAAAGTAGATCAGACATTGTGTAGTCCTCAAAATGAATTAATGGAGAATGTAGAAACTTTGACAAAAATAGATCAATCTGGTCTAGAAAATGAATCGTTGGAATATCCAGAAACTATGGTAAAAGATCAGCCATTAGAAAGCCCCAGAAGTGAATTGCCTGAGCATCcagaagaggctgaagaaaaaacagtggtAGACTGTGCAAGTACAAATATTCAAAACTTAAACACTGTTCAAGATGAAGAACCAGATGCGTTAATACACAGTATTTCTACGGACAGTACATCAGAACAATCTTTAAACGAGAACACCATGCCAAAAAGTGAAGAGGGTAGAACTTCAGTGTCACCCCAGGTGAATGCTGAGCATAAACATTTTGGTGAAGATAACAATGAAATGATACCGATGGATTGTGACTCATTTTGCAATGATCATAGTGAGCCTCAGATTGAGCAGTTACCACCAGTTGAAAGTACAGAGCAAGGAGAAGTGAACTTACAGTGTGATGTGGGAAACTGTACACCAGTTACAGGACTTTCTGATGAAAAAGGTGAAACTATTCTTCAAGAAAGAGAGTGCCAGTCAGAActcaaaaaagagaaaaagactcGAACTAGAAGATCTAGGTTTCACTCTCCGTCGACAACTTGGTCTCCTTCTAGGAGAGAGGGCAGGAAATCTCAGTCACCGTCCCCTAAAAGGGAGATGGCCAGAGACAGGAGCTTACAATCACCCAGAAAGGAAACtgtgagggagggaaggagatcCTTATCTCGTTCTCCAAAGAGAGACACGCtcaaagatgagaaaaaaacaccatctCGATCTCCCAAAAGGGAAACTGTCAGGGAAAGCAGGAGATCATCTTCTCAGTCAAGAACTAAGGATTCATCTCCAAGGCAAAAATCTAGATCTCGAAGCAGTGATAGAGATAGTCAAAGAAGAGATCgtgacagagaaagaagaagtAGGAGGTGGTCTAGGTCACGGTCACGATCTAGGTCAAGATCACGATCTAGGACAAGAAATAAAGGTTCTTCGTTCTCTAGAAATGAGAGGGACAGCCACTCACCTCGATGGAAAGAGAGGTGGGCTAGTGACAGCTGGAGGAGTCCCAGAGGAAATGATCGATACAGAAGAAGTGATccagagaaacagaatgaaagttttaaaaaagaaaaggacaatacagaaaaaaacaatgatGAACAGTGTTCTTCAGAGAAACGCAGGAATGATTGTCCAGACTGGGTAATGGACAGGATAAACTCCGTTCCTGAAGTCAGgatcagagagagagagaaaccacATTGGGAAGACAGCAGGCATGATAATTCAGGACACTCTTGGAATAAAAACTTTGGTTCGGGTTGGATTTCGAATCGAGGGAGAGGTCAGCGTGGCCGAGGTGGGCGTGGAAGAGGTGGTTTCATGTACAGAGACCAGAGTGAAAATCACTGGCAAAATAGAAAACCTCTCTCAGGGAACTCAAATGGTTCTGGGAATGAAACTTCCAGGTTCCCAGAACATCAGCCATACAAGCGTAAGAATGAACAAGATTATTCTTTTGATACACCTGCTGACAGATCTGGGTGGACATCTGCATCCAGCTGGGCTGTAAGAAAGACTTTACCTGCTGATGTGCAGAATTATTATTCAAGGAGGGGACGCAATTCATCAAGCCCACAGTCTGGATGGGGAATGAGACAAGAAGAGGAGACACATGAACAAG aTCCAAACCTCAAAGACCAAGGCAACCAGCAAAGTAATGGTTCTCAGTTACCAAAAAATATGATGCAGCAGCAACAAATGAATGTAATGCCACAAGTGAATGCACAGCACCAACCTATGAATATCTTTCCGTATCCAGTGGGTGTCCATCCTCCCATGATGAATATGCCACAAAATCCTTTCAACATCCACCCTCCGATGCCCATGCACCTCCCTACCGGAGTGCCTCTCATACAGGTAGCTGCTCCCACAAATTTGTCTCAGGGATTACCTCCGcctccacctccacccccaccaTCTCAACAAGTCAGCTACATTGCTTCACAGCAAGATGGAAAACAATTGCAG ggTATTCCAAATGCTGCTCATGTAAGTAATAATAtgagtgctccagccctgcctgcctcaaCAGCAGTCCTGGGAAGTGTGGGGACAGTTCAGGGACCAAGTTCGGGTAATGCAACGTCATCAAGTCACGTCAAGAGCTGTAATGCAGCTGTAAAAttgggagaaaacaaagcaagtgtAACAGTGGAAGCCAGTGCAGATAGCTCAAAGAAGGACCAG aaactgttaattcaagaaaaagcagcacaggaggtCAAACTGGCTATTAAACCTTTCTACCAAAATAAAGACATCACTAAGGaagaatataaagaaattgTGCGGAAAGCTGTAGATAAA GTTTGTCATAGCAAGAGCGGAGAAGTTAATTCTGCAAAAGTGGCAAATCTAGTGAAAGCGTATGTAGACAAATACAAACATTCACGgaagaaaaatcctgaagaGGCAGTCTCCTGTGAAAAGAAGTAG